One Prunus dulcis chromosome 8, ALMONDv2, whole genome shotgun sequence DNA window includes the following coding sequences:
- the LOC117638887 gene encoding ferredoxin--nitrite reductase, chloroplastic — translation MSSSLSVQFLSPPLSSALPCCKQTRLAAATTPLAPVSTNVEAARLEPRVEERDGYWVLKEKFRGGINVQEKVKIQKEPMKLFMENGIEELAKTSFEELEKSKDSKDDIDVRLKWLGLFHRRKNHYGRFMMRLKLPNGVTTSAQTKYLASVIRKYGEDGCADVTTRQNWQIRGVVLPDVPEILKGLAEVGLTSLQSGMDNVRNPVGNPLAGIDPEEIVDTRPYTNLLSQYITANSLGNPTVTNLPRKWNVCVVGSHDLFEHPHINDLAYMPATKDGRFGFNLLVGGFFSPKRCAEAVPLDAWVSADDVIPLCKAVLEAYRDLGTRGNRQKTRMMWLIDELGIEGFRAEVAKRMPFQELERASSEDLVQKQWERRDYVGVHPQKQEGLSYVGLHIPVGRLQADDMDELAHVADKYGTGELRLTVEQNIIIPNVENSKLEALLKEPLLKNRFSPVPSILMRGLVACTGNQFCGQAIIETKARALKVTEEVERHVAVTRPVRMHWTGCPNTCAQVQVADIGFMGCMARDENGKPCEGADVFLGGRIGSDSHLGDVYKKSVPCKDLVPLVVDILVKHFGAVPREREEGED, via the exons ATGTCATCATCACTATCTGTTCAGTTTCTTTCTCCTCCCCTGTCTTCAGCTCTCCCCTGCTGCAAGCAGACGAGGCTAGCAGCCGCCACCACCCCCCTGGCGCCGGTTTCCACGAATGTGGAGGCTGCCAGGTTGGAGCCTAGAGTGGAGGAGAGAGATGGGTATTGGGTTTTGAAAGAGAAGTTTAGAGGAGGGATTAATGTTCAGGAGAAGGTGAAGATTCAGAAGGAACCCATGAAGCTTTTCATGGAAAATGGGATTGAAGAGCTTGCCAAGACTTCTTTTGAGGAGCTTGAGAAGTCTAAGGATAGTAAGGATGATATTGATGTCAGGCTCAAGTGGCTTGGCCTTTTCCACAGGAGAAAGAATCATT ATGGTAGATTTATGATGAGACTGAAGCTACCAAATGGAGTTACAACAAGTGcacaaacaaaatatctagCGAGCGTGATAAGAAAATATGGTGAGGATGGTTGTGCGGATGTTACAACCAGGCAAAATTGGCAAATCCGGGGAGTGGTACTGCCTGATGTGCCAGAAATTCTAAAAGGTCTCGCTGAGGTTGGCTTGACAAGTCTGCAGAGTGGCATGGACAATGTGAGAAACCCAGTTGGAAATCCTCTCGCCGGAATCGACCCCGAAGAGATTGTTGATACACGACCTTACACAAACTTGTTGTCCCAATATATCACTGCCAATTCACTTGGCAATCCTACTGTCACAAACTT GCCAAGAAAGTGGAATGTGTGTGTGGTGGGATCTCATGATCTTTTTGAGCATCCCCACATCAACGATCTCGCTTACATGCCTGCAACAAAGGACGGAAGATTTGGATTCAATTTGCTTGTGGGAGGCTTCTTTAGTCCTAAACGGTGCGCAGAGGCAGTTCCTCTTGATGCCTGGGTCTCCGCAGATGATGTGATCCCACTTTGCAAAGCAGTGCTAGAGGCCTATAGAGACCTTGGCACCAGAGGGAACCGACAGAAGACGAGAATGATGTGGTTGATTGATGAACTA GGCATAGAAGGATTCAGGGCAGAGGTTGCAAAAAGGATGCCTTTCCAAGAGCTGGAGAGAGCATCTTCTGAAGACCTGGTTCAGAAGCAATGGGAAAGGAGAGACTACGTAGGTGTCCATCcacaaaaacaagaaggtCTAAGCTACGTGGGACTTCACATTCCAGTCGGCCGGCTCCAAGCAGATGACATGGATGAGCTAGCTCACGTAGCTGACAAGTATGGCACAGGGGAACTCCGGCTCACTGTGgagcaaaacataataatCCCAAATGTTGAGAACTCAAAACTTGAAGCATTGCTTAAAGAGCCTCTCCTGAAAAACAGATTTTCACCTGTACCTTCAATTCTCATGAGAGGATTGGTGGCCTGCACTGGCAATCAGTTCTGTGGACAAGCCATCATTGAGACCAAGGCCAGGGCCTTGAAGGTGACTGAGGAGGTGGAGAGACACGTGGCAGTGACCCGACCGGTGAGGATGCATTGGACCGGGTGCCCAAACACCTGCGCGCAGGTGCAAGTGGCGGATATTGGTTTCATGGGATGCATGGCAAGGGATGAGAATGGGAAGCCTTGTGAAGGGGCTGATGTTTTCTTGGGAGGGAGGATAGGAAGTGACTCACATTTGGGAGATGTTTATAAGAAGAGTGTCCCTTGCAAGGACTTGGTGCCTTTGGTTGTTGACATTTTGGTCAAGCACTTTGGAGCTGTCCCtagagagagggaagaaggGGAAGATTAA
- the LOC117637659 gene encoding 54S ribosomal protein L19, mitochondrial-like — translation MSTIKEILTRRPVMATIRVTVPAGAAKPSQQLSPALGQYRLNMMAFCKDFNARTQKFKPDTPMAVTITAFKDNTFEFTVKSPSVSWYLKKATGVESGSSRPGHVVASKLSVRHVYEIAKVKQSDPYCQYMPLESICKSVIGTANSMGIKIVKDLD, via the coding sequence ATGTCAACGATCAAGGAGATCCTTACCCGACGACCCGTGATGGCGACGATCCGGGTCACAGTCCCGGCCGGCGCGGCCAAACCCAGCCAGCAACTGAGCCCTGCTTTGGGTCAATACAGGCTGAACATGATGGCCTTCTGCAAGGACTTCAACGCCCGGACCCAGAAATTCAAACCCGACACGCCCATGGCGGTCACCATCACCGCCTTCAAAGACAACACCTTCGAGTTCACGGTAAAGTCACCGTCTGTCAGCTGGTACCTGAAGAAGGCCACCGGCGTCGAGTCCGGCAGCAGCCGACCCGGACACGTGGTCGCTTCTAAGCTGTCGGTGAGGCACGTGTATGAGATCGCCAAGGTGAAGCAATCTGACCCGTATTGCCAGTACATGCCCTTGGAGTCCATTTGTAAGTCTGTTATTGGAACGGCTAATTCTATGGGGATTAAGATTGTTAAGGATTTGGATTGA